The genomic segment CGAGGGGTGTAGACTTGCTCGTTTTTTGCGCAAATAGAGAGTCGCAGGAATGAAGTCGTTCGCCTCCCGTTATCTGCTCCTTGTCGCATTTTCATTGCTGCTGGGGGCCTGCCAAAGCACGCCACCGGCCCCCGAGGCCCCCGATGCGCGGGCCACGGCCATCGCACAGCTGGAACAAAGCCTGGCCAGCAGCGAACTGGCCACCGCTGAAGATCAACTCGCGACCTTGCAGACCGAATCGCCCAATGACCAGTCCCTGGTGCAATACCAGCGGCAACTCGCCGAAGCGTATTTGCAGCGCAGTCAGATCGTGCTGCAAAAAGGCGATGTGAATGCGGCGGCGACGGCACTAAGCCGTGCGCGGGCCTTGATGCCCAAGGCTCCGGCGCTGACCGGCGGCGTCAACAATGCCATCGTCAATGCCCGCAAGGCTGAGCTGGACAAGGCCGAAGCTGCGCTGATGGCGGCCGAAGCCAAGCCGAAAGCAAAAGTCATCGACCCGACGGCTGAAAGCACCACGGTTGCATTGAATCTCACGGATATGGGCAAGCTTCGCCATCAACTGGACGCTATCGCCACCGATGTGGTGAATTACCAGTGTGATGTGAGCATCCAGGCGCCGCGTACCCAGGATTACCCTTGGTTGGCGACGTTACTGACCAAGCGCGTGAAGAAGCTCGATTCAGAGTTTGAGCTGAAGCTGCAGAAGCAGATCTTGCGCAACATCCCGGCGCAGATGGTTCTGAGTCCGCGCAAACCCTAAAAGCTTCGCGAGCAAGCCCGCTCCCACATGGAGGGTGACCACGAATCTATGGTCAACCTATAACCCCTGTGGGACCGAGCCTGCTCGCGAAAGCGTCCTTTCCAGCAATACAATTCTCTAAGCCGGAATCGCCTTGGCCTTAGGCTCCCGGTCCCAAACCCGATGCTGCCCGATCGCGGCAAAAAACGCCTTGAACAGCTTCGCATCCGCCCCGACGATCAGCCCCGCATCAGTTTCCAGCTTCAACACGTCCAGCAGCTGTTTGGCGTCGCCATGCAGCGCAATCGCCTTCAAGTGCTTGTACGCCTCCAGCAGGTAATGCAGCGCCACGCCATCGGTACTCAACGCCTTGATCGACGCCGCGCCACCGGGCACGAACACCGCGTCGAACGCCACGGACGGCAGGCCTTCCATCGAGGCATCCACCGGCAACAATTTCCCGTCGGCAGTCTTCACCGGTGCCGAGGTCGGCCCCAGCAGCTTGGCGTGCGCGCCTTCAGCCTGTAGCGCCTTTTTAAGCGCATCAATCGCGGCACCATCGACGCCGTTCGCCGCCAGAATCGCCACTTTGCGGGTTTTGATATTTCCCGGCAGCAGGTTCGCCTGACTCAGCGCGGGCGAGCGGTCCAGGGACGTTTTTGGCACGTCGACCGTCCCGCCTTTTGGTGCTGGCAGGCCCAGGTTCTGCGCCACACGCTTGGCCAGCTCCAGGTCGATGTTGGCCAGAATCTCATTCACCTGACGCTGGCGAATGTGTTCGCGATCAACCTTGCCCAGCTCAAAGCTGTAAGCCGAGATGATGTGCTCCTGCTCGTGCTTGCTCATGCTGTGGAAAAACAGCCGAGCCTGAGAGAAGTGGTCGCTGAACGACTCGCTGCGCTGGCGGATCTTGTTGGCATCGATGCGTTCCGGGTACGTCTCGAAACCGCCGTCCTGCGCGGCGGGCGGAGTTTCTTTTGGCCAGCCGCCATCAATGGAGTTCGGCTCGTAGGACGCACGACCCTTGTCGATGGTGATGCGATGTTGGGCATCTCGCTGGCTATTGTGGAACGGTGCCAGCGGCCGGTTGATCGGGATTTCGTGGAAATTCGGCCCGCCGAGTCGGCTGATCTGCGTATCGGTGTAGGAAAACAACCGACCTTGCAGCAGCGGGTCATTGGAGAAGTCGATCCCCGGCACGATGTGCCCCGGGCAGAAGGCAACCTGCTCGGTTTCGGCGAAGAAGTTGTCCGGGTTGCGGTTCAGCGTCATCTTGCCCAGCGGCGTGATCGGCACGATTTCTTCGGGGATCAGTTTGGTCGGATCGAGGATGTCGAAATCGAAGTTGTGCTCGTTCTCTTCTTCGATGATTTGTACGCCCAGTTCCCATTCCGGGTAGTCGCCCATCTCGATGGATTCCCAGAGATCGCGACGGTGGTAGTCAGTGTCTTTACCGGCGAGCTTCTGCGCCTCGTCCCACACCAGCGAGCAAGTGCCAGCAGTAGGGCGCCAGTGGAATTTGACGAAACGCGATTTACCCTCGGCATTGATCAGCCGGAAGGTATGAATGCCGAAGCCTTGCATGCTGCGCAGGCTTTTCGGAATCGCCCGGTCGGACATGGTCCAGATCACCATGTGCGCCGATTCCGGCACCAGCGAGACAAAGTCCCAGAACGTGTCGTGAGCGGAGCCGCCTGTAGGAATTTCGTTGTGCGGCTCGGGTTTTACCGCATGCACGAAGTCAGGAAACTTGATCGCGTCCTGTATGAAAAAGACCGGCATGTTGTTGCCCACCAAGTCGAAGTTGCCTTCTTCGGTGAAGAACTTCACGGCGAAACCACGAACGTCGCGCACGGTATCGCCTGACCCGCGTGGGCCCTGTACCGTGGAAAAGCGCACG from the Pseudomonas sp. N3-W genome contains:
- a CDS encoding PA5502 family lipoprotein, yielding MKSFASRYLLLVAFSLLLGACQSTPPAPEAPDARATAIAQLEQSLASSELATAEDQLATLQTESPNDQSLVQYQRQLAEAYLQRSQIVLQKGDVNAAATALSRARALMPKAPALTGGVNNAIVNARKAELDKAEAALMAAEAKPKAKVIDPTAESTTVALNLTDMGKLRHQLDAIATDVVNYQCDVSIQAPRTQDYPWLATLLTKRVKKLDSEFELKLQKQILRNIPAQMVLSPRKP
- the katE gene encoding catalase HPII, with the protein product MSTKKPAAPKSALAGTDTLDRGNTNAKLDSLEKFRSDATEQALRTNQGVKVSDNQNTLKVGPRGPSLLEDFIMREKITHFDHERIPERIVHARGTGAHGYFQTYENHSALSKAGFLRDPGQKTPVFVRFSTVQGPRGSGDTVRDVRGFAVKFFTEEGNFDLVGNNMPVFFIQDAIKFPDFVHAVKPEPHNEIPTGGSAHDTFWDFVSLVPESAHMVIWTMSDRAIPKSLRSMQGFGIHTFRLINAEGKSRFVKFHWRPTAGTCSLVWDEAQKLAGKDTDYHRRDLWESIEMGDYPEWELGVQIIEEENEHNFDFDILDPTKLIPEEIVPITPLGKMTLNRNPDNFFAETEQVAFCPGHIVPGIDFSNDPLLQGRLFSYTDTQISRLGGPNFHEIPINRPLAPFHNSQRDAQHRITIDKGRASYEPNSIDGGWPKETPPAAQDGGFETYPERIDANKIRQRSESFSDHFSQARLFFHSMSKHEQEHIISAYSFELGKVDREHIRQRQVNEILANIDLELAKRVAQNLGLPAPKGGTVDVPKTSLDRSPALSQANLLPGNIKTRKVAILAANGVDGAAIDALKKALQAEGAHAKLLGPTSAPVKTADGKLLPVDASMEGLPSVAFDAVFVPGGAASIKALSTDGVALHYLLEAYKHLKAIALHGDAKQLLDVLKLETDAGLIVGADAKLFKAFFAAIGQHRVWDREPKAKAIPA